One stretch of Malus domestica chromosome 14, GDT2T_hap1 DNA includes these proteins:
- the LOC103415089 gene encoding wall-associated receptor kinase-like 20, with amino-acid sequence MVIRTKIMPGFLCRCFFILFCIYHCCSSQKTCPDCGSMKVPYPLSTSPDCGDPDYSLHCDPSTKKLFVHALNGSYYLVLQIMAPYQRMVVQPSPWLPGKCVTQDLVVSEGLWLNQSLPFNITSSNTIFLFNCSPRLLVSPLNCTSSSLCHRYLESSGHIDTNRALQCENRLNLCCTFVAGGMPSAYKIRLHSSGCKAFRSILHLDINKPASQWEEGLEIQWASALEPICRTQLDCSSASKCSPTGSSGVSRCLCNREYYWDHLDGTCSKKKRNTKAGLTLKVSIGVISFFVVAAVTAIVTVKRSCKFSEQKKLTKAREDMLKSNSDGKSARMFHLKDVKKATNGFSKDRVLGSGGFGEVYKGELEDGTLVAVKSAKVGNVKSTEQVLNEVGILSQVNHKNLVRLLGYCVEAEQPLMLYEYISNGTLSDHLHGKFSTFLDWKTRLRIALQTAEALTYLHSAAHTPIYHRDVKSTNILLDSDLNAKVADFGLSRLACPGLSHISTCAQGTLGYLDPEYYRNYQLTDKSDVYSYGVVLLELLTSQKAIDFSRDHDDVNLAIYVSVRANNGVAMEVVDRRLLSEEEPSGNLVASVKLFLELGLACLKEKKGDRPAMKDVVQELHCIIQVLDQQVVHN; translated from the coding sequence ATGGTCATCAGGACAAAGATAATGCCAGGCTTCCTCTGCCGCTGTTTCTTCATCCTTTTTTGCATCTATCACTGCTGCTCCTCCCAAAAGACCTGCCCCGACTGTGGCTCCATGAAAGTTCCGTATCCACTAAGCACAAGCCCCGACTGTGGTGACCCCGACTACTCTCTCCATTGTGACCCCTCCACTAAGAAACTCTTTGTTCATGCCCTCAATGGAAGTTACTATCTTGTTCTTCAAATCATGGCTCCGTATCAGCGCATGGTGGTACAACCGTCCCCATGGCTGCCCGGAAAATGTGTTACTCAAGACTTGGTGGTGAGTGAGGGCCTCTGGTTGAATCAGTCACTTCCTTTCAACATCACTTCGTCGAATACTATCTTTCTTTTCAACTGCTCTCCGCGGCTCTTGGTTTCTCCTCTCAATTGCACTTCATCTAGCCTCTGTCACCGGTACTTAGAAAGCTCAGGACACATTGATACAAACCGAGCACTACAGTGCGAAAACAGGCTTAATCTTTGCTGCACATTTGTTGCTGGTGGTATGCCTTCAGCATACAAGATTCGGCTTCACAGCTCAGGCTGCAAAGCCTTCAGAAGCATCCTTCATTTGGATATAAACAAGCCTGCGAGCCAATGGGAAGAGGGATTGGAAATTCAATGGGCATCCGCACTTGAACCAATTTGTAGAACACAACTTGATTGCTCTTCAGCTTCCAAATGTTCACCTACGGGTTCGAGCGGTGTCTCACGCTGCCTTTGCAATAGGGAGTACTATTGGGATCATCTTGATGGCACTTGctcaaagaagaagaggaacacgaaaGCAGGTCTGACTCTAAAGGTCTCGATTGGGGTAATCTCATTTTTCGTTGTAGCGGCAGTAACAGCAATTGTCACAGTGAAAAGATCCTGCAAGTTCTCGGAGCAGAAGAAACTTACTAAGGCAAGAGAAGACATGTTGAAGAGCAATAGTGATGGGAAATCGGCTCGAATGTTTCACTTGAAAGACGTGAAGAAAGCCACCAATGGTTTCTCCAAAGACAGAGTTTTGGGGAGTGGTGGATTTGGAGAAGTGTACAAAGGAGAGCTCGAAGATGGGACTCTCGTCGCCGTCAAGTCTGCAAAAGTTGGCAACGTCAAGAGCACAGAACAAGTACTAAATGAAGTTGGGATACTCTCCCAAGTCAACCACAAGAACCTGGTCAGACTCTTGGGATATTGTGTGGAAGCTGAGCAGCCATTGATGCTCTATGAGTACATCTCTAATGGCACTCTCAGTGACCATTTACACGGCAAGTTTTCGACATTTCTTGACTGGAAAACTAGGCTCAGAATTGCCTTGCAAACTGCTGAAGCATTGACCTATTTACACTCCGCGGCGCACACTCCCATCTACCATAGAGATGTCAAGTCAACCAACATACTTCTGGACAGTGATTTGAACGCAAAAGTTGCAGATTTCGGGCTGTCCAGGTTGGCTTGTCCGGGGTTGAGTCATATCTCGACATGTGCTCAGGGAACATTAGGGTACTTAGACCCCGAATACTACCGGAACTATCAGTTAACTGACAAGAGTGATGTTTATAGCTATGGAGTTGTGCTGCTTGAGCTTTTAACATCACAAAAAGCCATTGATTTCTCACGCGATCATGACGACGTGAACTTAGCCATTTACGTGAGTGTAAGAGCCAACAATGGTGTTGCTATGGAGGTAGTGGATCGCCGGCTGCTTAGCGAAGAAGAGCCTTCGGGGAATTTAGTGGCAAGTGTAAAGCTTTTCTTAGAGCTTGGACTTGCATGTCTGAAGGAAAAGAAGGGAGATAGACCAGCCATGAAGGATGTTGTTCAAGAACTCCACTGCATAATTCAAGTTTTGGATCAACAAGTGGTTCATAATTAA
- the LOC139191180 gene encoding uncharacterized protein, whose amino-acid sequence MVFSNPSLALANHLEPIYVTTHLDGVIFKRILIDGGAAVNVLPLRQMRRLCRSENDLFPTDLTISSFFGAITRTYGILALEVDLGSKQIMLAFFMVDNNSTYRALLGRDWIHQSLYVSSALHQQVVVYYKARTKEPGFWEIMEAESRPFLPTANVAEVNFYNPNVGI is encoded by the coding sequence ATGGTCTTCAGCAACCCAAGTCTGGCCTTAGCAAACCATCTAGAGCCAATTTATGTGACAACTCATCTAGATGGAGTTATATTTAAGAGGATATTGATAGATGGTGGAGCAGCAGTCAATGTTCTCCCACTGAGACAAATGAGGAGACTGTGTAGGAGTGAAAATGATCTTTTTCCCACTGATCTTACAATTTCTAGTTTCTTTGGGGCCATCACCAGAACATATGGGATATTAGCTTTGGAAGTAGACTTGGGGTCCAAGCAAATCATGTTGGCATTCTTTATGGTGGACAACAACTCTACCTATAGGGCATTGCTAGGGAGAGATTGGATTCACCAGAGCCTGTATGTGTCATCCGCCTTACACCAACAAGTTGTTGTCTACTATAAGGCTAGAACTAAGGAACCAGGATTTTGGGAGATAATGGAAGCTGAATCACGGCCATTTCTTCCCACAGCCAATGTTGCCGAAGTAAACTTTTACAATCCTAATGTTGGGATCTAG